AGTTTGGTGATagtattatatttctatatatatgggtgcattaTGAACACCTTAGTGCATAAAAAAATCTAATATACTTCATCCTGTTAAGAAATGCtcctattttattcattcaagtATATTCAATGGCATGAAGATTCACGCCTAAATAGGCAACGAGATTATGTACATATGGTATGATTTTGATATGATTTACCCTAGCTATAAATCAGGAAAGAATCATTGTACATTGATTTCACAATCTTCATAATCTTCGCATAATCTTCGCTGATTTCTAACACTCCCTCTCAAGTTGAACAATGTGATCTCCTATTTTCAACATGCCCAATACTTCACTGAAGCTTCTTGCATCCACTGTCTTCGTAAGAATATCTGCTAACTGATCTTTTGAACGAACAAATGGAAGATCTATCACCTTTCCTTCTATATTCTCCTTGATGAAATGACGGTCCACCTCAACGTGTTTCGTCCGATCATGTTGTATTGGATTCTCAGATATGCTGATCGCTACTTTGTTGTCACAAAAGAGCCTGCACGGCTCGTTTGGCATCAAGCCAAGTTCTGTCATTAACTTCTTTATCCATAGGATTTCTGTCAACCCACTCTTGATCCCACGGAACTCTGTTTCTACACTTGACAAAGTcaccaccttttgcttcttgcttcGCCATGTCACAAGATTACCTCCCACGAAGGTAAAGTACCCTGCGGTGGATTTTCGGTCATTTGGattccctgcccaatctgcgTCGGTGAACCCATGTACTGCTAAGTTCCCATGGTTCTCGAACAATATCCCATGTCCTGGAGTTCCCTTCAAGTAGCGCACAATTCTCAATGTTGCTTCCCAATGATCGGCTTGAGGtttatgcatgaattgactcacTATTCCcacagcatatgcaatatcCGGCCTCGTGTGAGAAAGATAGATAAGTTTCCCCACCAGACGTTGATATCTTGGCATGCTAGTTAatttaagaaaacccaaaaaatatttttttaggacctcaaatgttaattgggagtacgtactgaccatcagaataccattttggtgaaactccccaatttatttaagtgtcatttttactttgtttatactctaggaaaatatagggggaaatcattatagggcagaatttgaatttggggcttgctgcagctttgcaggcggGCAGCGACTGAAAAGAGGCGCGTGGTGCAGTGAAAGGACGGGCGACATCCAATCAGGAGACCGCTAGCTAAACCGTCCCTCACACTAACCAAGGCCAACCTAGAACCACCCATCACCGGTTACAAACCCCAActaccctttttccaccccataACTGAACCCTCTCTCCCATTTTTCATTTCACAAACCCTcaatttttccatttctctCTGCAATTTTCCACCATCACTCCACAAAAACCACCACCCACATTCATCCAAGAAATCACATGTCTAAGCCATGGGAAAGAAAGAATgggcaacaaaaatcaaacccacttcaacccgcagggaagaaaCTCCAAAATCACCACCGCCGCGGGAAGAACGGGCGCCAAGCCCACAACCACCGGAATCGACTCCTCAGGCGCCAATAATGGTTTCCTTGGATGCAATGGCGGAATTCCTTCGACTGCAGGACCCTAACAGAGATTGGgcggcggcgctggccggttttAGTCAAATGGGGGGAAAAGGGAGTATGACCGGAGGAGCCCCATCTGAACCGAATGTGCAATCCATGGTACAACCAACTGTTTACATTCCGATTTCCACCGAAATTCCACCAGAAAGAAAATCTCCATCAGTAACCGTACCGCCAGAATCTTCGGAACCCTCCCAAACTTCACAACAAAGTGATTCGATGGAGGTTGACCCCATATCCTCCCATTACGATTCCGACTCAGATGAACGTGAAGCGAGGAAAAGCAGGGAACAGGGGAGCCTACAGGGAGACGATGAACCAGAGAAAACGTCGGCGGCAGGGACCGTTTCTCAAGGAACGACGAGGGAAGAGATAGATTTAAATGAGACGGCCAAGAAACAAGGCCTAATGACGGATGACGAATTTCGGGTGATTTTGGATGGAGTAAACCAGAGGGAAGATGATACTGCCACGATGGTTGAGAATCTGAACCTCACATGTGGGGCAGtaggagaagatgaagaaggcaGGGTAGGAGAGAAAGAGCTAGAGTCAGTGAACCCCCAGACAGAGGCGGGGAAGAGTGATGTGCATGTGGAAGCAgaagaaacagaagcaagaccagaagtacccaacccagtggcacctccggtgATGAAACCGAACGCCGTCAAGAGGAtgttggtgttga
This sequence is a window from Salvia splendens isolate huo1 chromosome 5, SspV2, whole genome shotgun sequence. Protein-coding genes within it:
- the LOC121803942 gene encoding chromodomain-helicase-DNA-binding protein Mi-2 homolog; this encodes MGKKEWATKIKPTSTRREETPKSPPPREERAPSPQPPESTPQAPIMVSLDAMAEFLRLQDPNRDWAAALAGFSQMGGKGSMTGGAPSEPNVQSMVQPTVYIPISTEIPPERKSPSVTVPPESSEPSQTSQQSDSMEVDPISSHYDSDSDEREARKSREQGSLQGDDEPEKTSAAGTVSQGTTREEIDLNETAKKQGLMTDDEFRVILDGVNQREDDTATMVENLNLTCGAVGEDEEGRVGEKELESVNPQTEAGKSDVHVEAEETEARPEGLDLASKSVGHEEQRIDNARTSGETGPTTQDTLSTQAEKEPEEEKDEDDGEEARYQERKRKGKAPVKKNPSSKRQRTFNTGVVITEATQRTPPNRRESSDNDYTASDESESDSDTSMEDE